One Glutamicibacter halophytocola DNA segment encodes these proteins:
- a CDS encoding DMT family transporter gives MTLLLALVGIIGISASGPIIAAFPGVPVLSMAFWRNGAAAAVLSVPALRKNSRVYLAMTKREWVFTGIAGLALALHFVCFMYSMRLTSVAAGTALVCIQGVWIAVFQVMRGVQYRTKVFIGMAVSLGGAILITGFDMGLSSEALLGDVLALAGGVLAAVYTLAGSVARRTMATATYASSCYAITALALLLLCFATGMPIWGFDAHGWLGIILLTLCAQIFGHTAMNHLLNVLGPLTVSTLILLEIPGAALLAALFLGQVVSMATYAGLLVILVGLALVIRGQAQPKTRE, from the coding sequence GTGACGTTACTACTTGCCCTGGTCGGGATCATTGGAATCTCGGCTTCCGGGCCAATTATTGCCGCGTTCCCTGGTGTTCCGGTGCTGTCCATGGCTTTCTGGCGCAATGGCGCGGCAGCGGCAGTGCTCAGTGTTCCGGCGCTTCGAAAAAACTCGCGCGTTTATCTGGCTATGACCAAACGCGAATGGGTATTCACGGGCATTGCAGGTCTTGCCTTGGCGTTGCACTTTGTGTGCTTCATGTACTCGATGAGACTTACCAGCGTCGCTGCCGGCACCGCATTGGTATGTATCCAAGGTGTTTGGATTGCAGTGTTCCAGGTGATGCGCGGCGTCCAGTACCGCACCAAGGTTTTCATTGGCATGGCCGTCTCGCTTGGCGGCGCCATTCTTATTACCGGATTCGATATGGGCCTGAGCTCAGAGGCGCTGCTCGGCGACGTGCTGGCCCTGGCCGGCGGTGTGCTGGCGGCGGTTTACACCCTGGCCGGATCAGTAGCTCGGCGGACGATGGCGACAGCAACCTATGCCTCGAGCTGCTACGCGATTACCGCTCTCGCTCTGCTGCTTCTTTGTTTTGCCACGGGCATGCCGATCTGGGGATTCGATGCCCACGGTTGGCTGGGCATCATCTTGCTGACCTTATGCGCACAGATCTTTGGGCATACGGCAATGAATCATCTGCTTAACGTGCTTGGACCGCTGACGGTTTCAACACTGATCCTCTTGGAGATCCCAGGGGCCGCCTTGTTGGCGGCGCTGTTCCTTGGACAGGTGGTTTCCATGGCTACCTATGCCGGTCTTCTGGTGATACTCGTTGGGCTTGCCCTCGTGATACGAGGACAAGCCCAACCGAAAACTCGTGAGTAA
- a CDS encoding LysE/ArgO family amino acid transporter has protein sequence MTATSFFFGLTTGLSLIVAIGAQNAFVLRQGIRKEHVFITALICSLSDAALIFAGVNGMGVLVERVPWLLVVARFGGFIFLASYALFAFRRAVKPDSLKISGRAQATTVLSAIGTTLALTWLNPHVYIDTVLLLGSVAVAQGSGSGWFAFGAIAASFLWFFALAYAARFLAPVFARPKAWQVLDFIIGILMMVFAALLIWPVFTT, from the coding sequence ATGACCGCAACTTCTTTTTTCTTCGGACTCACCACCGGCTTATCGCTGATTGTGGCAATCGGTGCGCAAAATGCCTTCGTGCTTCGCCAGGGCATCCGGAAAGAACATGTCTTCATCACTGCCCTTATCTGCTCCCTGTCGGACGCTGCCCTGATATTCGCTGGTGTTAACGGCATGGGCGTCCTGGTTGAACGCGTTCCCTGGCTGCTGGTCGTCGCTAGATTCGGCGGTTTCATATTTCTTGCGAGCTATGCTCTGTTCGCCTTCCGCAGAGCGGTTAAGCCCGATTCCCTCAAAATCTCCGGCCGCGCACAGGCAACAACCGTGCTGTCGGCCATCGGAACCACGCTGGCACTCACCTGGCTCAATCCACACGTGTATATCGACACGGTCCTGCTGCTGGGTTCCGTTGCCGTTGCACAAGGCTCCGGCTCTGGCTGGTTTGCTTTTGGAGCTATCGCTGCAAGCTTCCTCTGGTTTTTTGCGCTGGCCTATGCGGCTCGGTTCCTCGCCCCGGTTTTCGCCAGGCCCAAGGCATGGCAGGTTCTTGATTTCATCATCGGCATATTGATGATGGTCTTCGCAGCCCTGTTGATCTGGCCAGTTTTCACCACGTAA
- a CDS encoding ArgP/LysG family DNA-binding transcriptional regulator has translation MNIDVEHLETLLAIVDAGSFDDASIDLGITPSAVSQRIKALENRVGAILVVRSRPVVPTEQGYKVLRYARQMSLLSTEFARELSAGKPLSIALGVNSDSLSTWFGPIFEELAEIDDLSIEILRADENRGLELLRTGRVSAVVTATAEALQGCVSKKLGAMRYRAAASPRIIDRYLSQRAPEQLVKTPMVVFDREDPLQYAMLERAAGTGSRPTAAVHHIPDSLKYVSAIEAGMGWGMIPELQLPQAAGVQVLHEQWFADVPLYLQRWAVDSDLLNNIDGILVTAARHSGLHLIA, from the coding sequence GTGAATATCGACGTTGAACATCTCGAGACCCTTCTGGCCATCGTTGATGCTGGAAGCTTTGACGACGCATCCATAGATTTGGGGATTACTCCTTCTGCTGTCAGCCAGCGGATCAAGGCCCTTGAAAATCGAGTTGGCGCAATTCTTGTCGTCAGGAGCCGCCCAGTCGTTCCGACCGAACAGGGATATAAGGTGCTGCGCTACGCGCGGCAAATGTCGCTGCTCAGCACAGAATTTGCCCGCGAACTGTCGGCAGGCAAACCTCTGTCCATAGCCCTCGGGGTTAATTCCGACTCGCTGTCCACATGGTTTGGCCCGATCTTCGAAGAGCTGGCCGAGATTGACGATTTATCGATAGAGATTCTTCGCGCCGATGAGAATAGGGGACTGGAACTTCTGCGCACCGGTCGAGTCAGCGCAGTCGTCACAGCAACGGCCGAAGCCCTGCAAGGATGCGTCAGCAAAAAACTCGGCGCTATGCGCTATCGGGCAGCAGCTTCACCGCGCATCATCGACCGGTATCTGTCCCAAAGAGCCCCCGAACAACTGGTGAAAACCCCAATGGTGGTTTTTGACCGCGAGGACCCGCTGCAATATGCCATGCTCGAGCGGGCCGCTGGTACAGGAAGCCGTCCAACGGCCGCGGTGCACCATATTCCAGATTCTCTAAAATATGTCAGCGCCATCGAAGCGGGCATGGGATGGGGGATGATTCCGGAATTGCAGTTGCCGCAGGCTGCCGGGGTCCAGGTACTACACGAGCAATGGTTCGCGGATGTTCCTCTGTATTTACAGCGTTGGGCCGTTGACTCCGACTTGCTCAACAATATCGATGGCATTCTGGTCACTGCGGCCCGTCATAGCGGCCTGCATTTGATAGCCTGA
- a CDS encoding DLW-39 family protein — MKKFLVLATIAAAAVVLVKKAKASSETKETWHQVADQVS, encoded by the coding sequence ATGAAAAAGTTCCTGGTTCTCGCAACGATTGCGGCTGCTGCGGTAGTCTTGGTCAAGAAAGCGAAGGCTTCTTCGGAAACAAAGGAAACCTGGCATCAGGTAGCCGATCAAGTTTCCTAA
- a CDS encoding glycosyltransferase family 4 protein codes for MKVAIVAESFLPHFNGVTNSILKTLDHLALTGHEAVVITPAGSLASELAGHGVPRQYKGFAIHTVPSMPLASYPEVRVATTSVNRLRKILARERVDVVHLASPFILGWQGLRAAQELNLPTVALYQTEVPSYAERYKMPWLTQRLWDHVRAIHSAADLSLVPSTFSYRQLQDLGIDRLRISGRGVDTAQFTPRRRNEQFRQAVAPNGEVVIGYAGRLAAEKQVADLKALADLKNTRLVIVGSGPLEGELRALLPTAHFTGFLSGERLAEVMASMDVFVHPGASETFCQTIQEAMACGVPVVAVGRGGPLDLVDSSRTGWLYQPGNLNELRSRVSDLVYDDAKRLAFASAALSSVQDRSWFSIGEQLLDHYQHVRMARISR; via the coding sequence GTGAAGGTTGCAATCGTTGCTGAATCGTTCCTTCCCCACTTCAATGGGGTTACCAATTCTATTCTCAAGACGCTGGACCACTTGGCGCTCACCGGGCACGAGGCAGTGGTCATCACGCCTGCAGGTTCCTTGGCCAGCGAGCTGGCAGGTCACGGTGTGCCTCGGCAGTACAAGGGCTTCGCCATCCATACGGTGCCCTCCATGCCCCTGGCCAGCTACCCGGAAGTCCGGGTGGCAACCACCAGTGTTAACCGCTTGCGAAAGATCCTGGCGCGTGAACGCGTGGACGTGGTCCATCTGGCCAGCCCTTTTATTCTGGGGTGGCAGGGATTGCGTGCAGCCCAGGAACTGAATTTGCCCACCGTGGCGCTCTACCAAACCGAAGTTCCCAGCTATGCCGAGCGCTACAAGATGCCCTGGCTGACCCAGCGCCTCTGGGACCATGTCCGCGCCATCCATAGCGCTGCGGACCTGTCGCTGGTTCCCAGCACTTTTTCGTACCGCCAGCTGCAGGATCTGGGCATTGATCGCTTGAGGATCTCAGGCAGGGGAGTGGATACGGCCCAATTCACCCCGCGACGTCGAAATGAGCAATTCAGGCAGGCAGTGGCCCCCAATGGCGAGGTAGTCATCGGCTATGCAGGGCGCCTCGCTGCAGAGAAGCAGGTCGCCGATCTGAAGGCCTTGGCGGACCTGAAGAACACCAGGCTCGTCATCGTAGGTTCTGGGCCGCTGGAGGGTGAGCTGCGGGCTTTGCTGCCCACCGCGCACTTCACTGGATTCCTCTCCGGCGAACGCCTGGCTGAAGTCATGGCCTCCATGGATGTTTTTGTCCATCCAGGCGCCTCGGAGACCTTCTGCCAGACGATCCAGGAGGCCATGGCCTGCGGAGTTCCCGTGGTCGCTGTGGGCCGTGGCGGGCCGCTGGACCTGGTTGATTCCTCGCGCACCGGCTGGCTGTACCAGCCGGGAAATCTCAATGAGCTGCGCAGCCGGGTCAGCGACTTGGTCTACGACGATGCCAAACGCCTTGCTTTTGCCAGTGCCGCCTTGAGCAGCGTGCAGGACCGTTCATGGTTCAGCATTGGCGAGCAGCTGCTGGATCACTACCAGCACGTGCGGATGGCTCGAATCAGCCGCTAA
- a CDS encoding class E sortase, with translation MNRSATVQGRRMERRPRSAGNVVVGFLGELFITLGIILMLYVAWELWWTNIDSAQAQQQATQGLVQELGDVVIPDSEDPADDEKDYGPAPVTEIAPGETFGIMYFPRFGSHGSHHPVTDGVEDRVIDNLGIGHYPSTQQPGELGNFAVAAHRQTHGQVFWDIDKLQKGDKIYLQTAEGYYTYTWYATEIVAPSNGDVLLPTPHQWGVEPTKSILTMTTCHPKYTTQQRMIAYSELTDWRPLDAGPPKEIRDMVIDATS, from the coding sequence GTGAACAGATCCGCCACAGTGCAAGGCCGACGCATGGAACGCCGGCCTCGGTCTGCGGGAAACGTTGTTGTTGGATTCCTCGGCGAGCTGTTCATTACCTTGGGCATCATCTTGATGCTCTACGTAGCGTGGGAACTGTGGTGGACCAATATCGACTCCGCCCAAGCGCAGCAGCAGGCAACCCAGGGGCTGGTGCAGGAACTCGGCGATGTCGTGATCCCTGATTCTGAAGATCCGGCGGACGATGAAAAAGACTACGGTCCAGCACCTGTGACAGAAATTGCGCCGGGGGAGACCTTCGGGATCATGTACTTCCCGCGTTTTGGCAGCCATGGATCGCATCACCCCGTGACCGACGGCGTTGAGGATCGGGTGATCGACAATCTGGGCATTGGGCATTACCCGTCAACCCAGCAGCCAGGAGAGCTGGGCAACTTTGCGGTTGCCGCCCACCGCCAAACCCACGGACAGGTTTTCTGGGACATCGACAAGCTCCAAAAGGGCGACAAGATCTATCTGCAAACGGCCGAGGGGTATTACACCTACACCTGGTATGCCACTGAGATCGTCGCTCCTTCCAACGGCGACGTCCTCCTGCCGACGCCGCATCAATGGGGAGTAGAGCCAACTAAATCGATCCTGACCATGACCACCTGCCACCCGAAGTACACAACCCAGCAGCGGATGATCGCATACTCCGAGCTGACGGATTGGCGGCCCTTGGATGCCGGCCCGCCCAAGGAAATCCGCGACATGGTTATCGACGCAACGAGCTAG
- a CDS encoding rhomboid family intramembrane serine protease: MGVQCVECVAQANRSLPQQKTEFGGRLRAGAPVITYAVIGLNVFVYILQWVIPGFTNSLVLAPAIAAYEPWRLITSAFAHSMGSFLHLGMNMYGIYIFGTLLEPKLGRLRFTWLYLISAFGGSLGILLLSAPLSATLGASGALAGLFLATFVVYRSNKQALRQMGIILVLNVVLGFVVSGISWQGHLGGAITGILAACCIVLIPRSNPQRARTQLLLLSGLSILLLGAVYVAAQSVKFTG, encoded by the coding sequence GTGGGAGTGCAGTGCGTTGAATGCGTTGCCCAAGCCAATAGAAGCCTCCCCCAGCAGAAAACCGAATTTGGCGGCCGGCTTCGCGCTGGCGCCCCGGTCATCACCTACGCGGTGATTGGGCTGAACGTCTTCGTCTATATTCTGCAGTGGGTCATTCCGGGATTCACCAATTCATTGGTCCTGGCACCAGCCATAGCTGCCTATGAGCCGTGGAGATTGATCACGAGCGCCTTCGCGCACTCCATGGGATCATTCCTGCATCTTGGCATGAACATGTACGGCATCTATATCTTCGGCACCTTGCTCGAGCCCAAGCTGGGCAGGCTGCGATTTACATGGCTGTACTTGATTAGCGCTTTCGGTGGATCTCTTGGCATCTTGTTGCTCAGTGCGCCGTTGAGCGCCACCTTGGGTGCTTCTGGGGCTTTGGCCGGATTGTTCCTCGCTACCTTTGTTGTCTACCGCTCGAATAAGCAGGCGCTGCGGCAAATGGGCATCATTCTGGTGCTCAACGTTGTCCTGGGCTTTGTTGTTTCCGGAATCTCCTGGCAGGGACACTTGGGCGGAGCGATCACGGGCATTCTTGCCGCGTGCTGCATCGTATTGATACCGAGAAGTAATCCACAACGAGCCAGAACACAGCTGCTGCTTCTGTCCGGTCTTTCAATACTGCTTTTAGGTGCCGTGTATGTCGCAGCACAGTCAGTAAAGTTCACAGGTTAA
- a CDS encoding cell division protein CrgA — translation MPESKPRRKNTTQARAERQSAHAIDKPMPGWYKPVMFGLMLIGLLWIIVYYISQTLFPIPNIGGWNIVIGFGIAMVGFFMTTGWK, via the coding sequence GTGCCGGAGTCAAAACCACGACGCAAGAACACAACGCAGGCCCGAGCCGAGCGCCAAAGCGCCCACGCTATCGATAAGCCAATGCCGGGCTGGTACAAGCCGGTCATGTTTGGCCTCATGCTCATAGGCCTGCTCTGGATCATCGTCTACTACATTTCCCAGACCCTATTTCCAATCCCCAACATTGGCGGCTGGAACATCGTAATCGGCTTCGGCATCGCGATGGTCGGATTCTTCATGACAACAGGCTGGAAATAG
- a CDS encoding anthranilate synthase component II: MSSTKILVIDNYDSFVYTLVGYLQELGAETTVHRNDDLTVQEAIELASEYDGVLISPGPGDPAGAGVSIDLIKWCGQQSKPMLGVCLGHQALAEAYGGTVTHAEELMHGKTSLVNHEGHPVFNNVANPFTATRYHSLAAVRESIPEELEIIAQTAGGVIMALAHREAPLWGLQYHPESVLTEQGYQMLGNWLEFLGLQGAAAKAATLSPLFSGE; this comes from the coding sequence GTGAGCAGCACCAAGATTTTAGTGATCGACAATTACGACAGCTTTGTCTATACCCTTGTGGGCTATCTCCAGGAATTGGGCGCCGAGACCACTGTTCATCGCAACGATGACTTGACCGTCCAGGAAGCCATCGAGCTGGCTTCCGAATACGACGGCGTATTGATTTCACCAGGCCCCGGGGATCCCGCCGGCGCCGGTGTCAGCATTGATCTGATCAAGTGGTGCGGACAGCAGAGCAAGCCGATGCTGGGCGTCTGCCTTGGGCACCAGGCGTTGGCCGAGGCCTATGGCGGAACGGTGACCCATGCTGAAGAACTGATGCATGGCAAGACCTCGCTGGTTAATCACGAGGGCCACCCGGTGTTCAACAACGTTGCCAATCCGTTCACCGCGACCCGGTACCATTCCTTGGCCGCAGTGCGCGAGAGCATCCCGGAAGAGCTGGAAATCATTGCCCAGACGGCTGGGGGAGTCATCATGGCCCTGGCCCACCGGGAAGCCCCGCTGTGGGGCTTGCAGTACCACCCGGAGTCGGTCTTGACCGAGCAGGGGTATCAGATGCTGGGCAACTGGTTGGAATTCCTGGGCTTGCAGGGGGCCGCCGCGAAGGCAGCCACCCTGAGCCCGCTTTTTAGCGGCGAATAA
- a CDS encoding DUF3566 domain-containing protein: MSTPSTPRPSGSAPKSEAPRPTQVKRPAPTGTGSRPAAAGAKPAAGQARPAGARPAAQRPANGQERLVRPAPKAKVRKARLLVSKVEPFSVLKLAFLLSVAFGVITVVAAVGIWALLDLMGTFDAFNTLIRDAMAEGGFDLRQSMSLGQVASYATIIAVVNVVVISIVSMLGAVLYNIAASLVGGIGVTLTDD; encoded by the coding sequence ATGAGCACGCCCTCGACGCCACGCCCCAGCGGCAGTGCCCCGAAGAGCGAAGCGCCGCGACCTACCCAGGTAAAGCGTCCGGCACCAACTGGCACCGGCAGCCGCCCAGCCGCAGCAGGCGCCAAGCCAGCTGCCGGCCAGGCTCGCCCTGCAGGCGCCCGCCCGGCCGCCCAGCGTCCGGCTAACGGCCAGGAGCGCCTGGTTCGCCCGGCGCCCAAGGCCAAGGTCCGCAAGGCACGCCTGCTGGTTTCCAAGGTTGAGCCCTTCTCGGTACTGAAGCTGGCCTTCCTGCTCTCGGTAGCCTTCGGTGTCATCACCGTAGTCGCTGCTGTGGGCATCTGGGCCCTGCTGGACCTGATGGGCACGTTTGACGCATTCAACACGCTGATTCGCGATGCCATGGCTGAAGGCGGCTTCGACCTGCGCCAGAGCATGTCCCTGGGACAGGTGGCCTCCTACGCGACAATCATTGCCGTGGTGAACGTCGTGGTCATATCCATCGTCTCCATGCTGGGTGCGGTGCTGTACAACATTGCCGCATCGCTGGTTGGCGGCATCGGTGTAACCCTCACCGACGACTAG
- the pknB gene encoding Stk1 family PASTA domain-containing Ser/Thr kinase: protein MSDVEELPPGLPRMISDRYEIESLIGRGGMADVYLALDHVLSRKVAVKVLRPDTASNPMVVNRFRREAKAVAALSHPNIVAVYDTGELPAAEQQHERLPFMVMEYVTGKTLKQVISQDAIDAEFAVKVTRGVCEALDHSHANNVVHRDVKPANVMVSDAGHVKLMDFGIARALDNSATMTQTAAVVGTAQYFSPEQARGEQVDFRSDIYSAGCLFYELMTGRPPFTGDSPVSVAYQHVGEIPPAPSQVAQDVDPIYDPIVAKVLSKERDDRFQSAGAFAAALENALNGIEFHEDQSTPATYTLPIYGNHDSTESGFAAQAAPMTTEHPVFTAHDEPVETTRHRTNRGLIVLLSVVALLAVAIASFLVIRSIQADAEKRAPVAIPDVKNLSEDDASSLLRDATFNVRVEREFNEDVDEDKATRTDPSSGTQVAKESTVTLYISEGSEQRTIPEDLANQSETAARDALRQAGLEVGEVTRENSATIPTDWVIGTSPELGAKVKAGSEVDLILSTGKVQVPDVSGMSRDEAQKALEAEDVGLKAQFVEVETNDYEEGTLFTQSPEASEEAAPGDLVKISVAIPVPEPTPSETPTPSPSESENSDDSESESPSGTASPSPSETRQGKLPPPAKPGEGN, encoded by the coding sequence ATGAGCGACGTTGAAGAATTGCCGCCTGGCCTGCCGCGGATGATCAGCGACCGATATGAGATTGAATCGCTCATCGGCCGTGGTGGCATGGCCGATGTCTACCTGGCACTGGACCATGTGCTTTCGCGCAAGGTAGCAGTCAAGGTGCTGCGCCCGGACACGGCCAGCAATCCCATGGTGGTCAACCGATTCCGGCGCGAAGCGAAGGCAGTCGCGGCGCTAAGCCATCCGAATATCGTAGCCGTGTACGACACCGGCGAGCTTCCAGCTGCCGAACAGCAACACGAGCGCCTGCCCTTCATGGTCATGGAGTATGTCACCGGGAAAACCCTCAAGCAGGTCATTTCCCAGGACGCCATTGACGCCGAATTTGCCGTAAAAGTCACCCGGGGCGTGTGCGAGGCACTGGATCATTCGCACGCGAATAATGTGGTGCACCGCGATGTAAAGCCTGCGAATGTCATGGTCAGCGACGCCGGGCATGTGAAGCTGATGGACTTCGGCATCGCCAGGGCGCTGGACAACTCCGCCACGATGACGCAGACCGCCGCCGTGGTGGGCACCGCGCAGTACTTCTCCCCCGAGCAAGCCCGTGGCGAGCAGGTGGATTTCCGTTCCGATATCTACTCGGCCGGGTGCCTGTTTTACGAGCTGATGACCGGCAGGCCGCCGTTCACCGGGGACTCTCCGGTCTCCGTGGCCTACCAGCACGTCGGCGAGATCCCACCGGCTCCGAGCCAGGTCGCGCAGGACGTGGATCCGATCTACGACCCGATAGTGGCCAAGGTGCTCTCCAAGGAACGCGATGACCGCTTCCAGTCCGCTGGCGCCTTCGCAGCCGCCTTGGAGAACGCCCTGAACGGGATCGAATTCCATGAGGACCAGTCCACGCCGGCAACCTACACCTTGCCAATCTATGGAAATCACGACTCCACCGAATCTGGTTTTGCTGCCCAGGCGGCACCCATGACCACAGAGCATCCGGTCTTCACGGCCCACGATGAACCGGTGGAGACCACACGCCATCGGACCAACCGCGGCCTGATTGTCCTGTTGTCTGTGGTCGCCCTGCTTGCTGTGGCGATCGCCAGCTTCCTGGTGATTCGCTCAATCCAGGCCGATGCCGAAAAGCGTGCGCCAGTAGCCATTCCCGATGTCAAGAACCTGTCCGAGGACGACGCCAGCAGCCTGCTGCGCGATGCGACCTTCAACGTGCGCGTTGAGCGCGAGTTCAATGAAGATGTGGATGAGGACAAGGCCACGCGCACCGATCCTTCCTCCGGAACCCAAGTGGCCAAGGAATCCACGGTGACTTTGTACATCTCGGAGGGTTCGGAACAGCGGACCATTCCCGAGGACCTCGCCAATCAGTCCGAGACGGCCGCTCGAGATGCCTTGCGCCAAGCAGGACTCGAGGTCGGTGAGGTCACCCGCGAGAATTCGGCAACCATTCCAACCGACTGGGTCATTGGCACCAGCCCTGAGCTTGGCGCCAAGGTCAAAGCAGGTTCCGAGGTTGACCTGATCCTCTCGACCGGAAAGGTGCAAGTTCCCGATGTCTCTGGAATGAGCCGGGACGAGGCCCAGAAGGCGCTTGAAGCAGAAGATGTTGGACTCAAGGCCCAGTTCGTCGAGGTCGAAACCAATGACTATGAAGAGGGAACGCTGTTCACGCAGTCGCCGGAGGCTTCCGAGGAAGCTGCTCCAGGGGACCTGGTAAAGATCTCCGTGGCAATTCCCGTACCGGAGCCAACTCCGTCTGAGACCCCGACTCCCAGCCCGTCCGAGAGCGAAAATTCGGATGATTCAGAAAGCGAATCACCGAGCGGGACTGCTTCGCCATCGCCGAGCGAGACGCGGCAAGGAAAATTGCCCCCACCGGCCAAACCCGGTGAGGGCAATTAA
- a CDS encoding peptidylprolyl isomerase: MTANATHKATIHTTLGDIVVDLFGNHAPKTVKNFVGLSTGEQEWVHPETGDQKTNTPLYSGTIFHRIISDFMIQGGDPLGQGFGGPGYQFDDEIHPELNFNEPYKLAMANAGIRMGRGTNGSQFFITTVPTTWLQGKHTIFGEVVDADSRKVVDALNAVATDGRDKPLEDVVINSVDIETL; the protein is encoded by the coding sequence ATGACCGCAAACGCAACTCATAAAGCCACGATTCACACTACTTTGGGCGATATCGTTGTCGATCTCTTTGGCAACCATGCACCTAAGACCGTAAAGAACTTCGTCGGCCTGTCGACCGGTGAGCAGGAGTGGGTACACCCAGAGACCGGTGACCAAAAGACCAACACCCCGCTGTACAGCGGAACCATCTTCCACCGCATCATCTCTGACTTCATGATTCAGGGTGGCGACCCACTGGGCCAGGGCTTCGGCGGTCCGGGCTACCAGTTCGATGATGAGATCCACCCAGAACTGAACTTCAACGAGCCATACAAGCTGGCCATGGCCAACGCGGGTATCCGCATGGGCCGTGGAACCAATGGTTCGCAGTTCTTCATCACCACCGTTCCAACCACCTGGCTGCAGGGCAAGCACACCATCTTCGGTGAAGTTGTCGATGCAGACTCCCGCAAGGTAGTTGACGCACTGAACGCTGTAGCAACCGATGGCCGTGACAAGCCACTGGAAGACGTCGTCATCAACTCGGTCGATATCGAGACCCTGTAA
- a CDS encoding bile acid:sodium symporter family protein — translation MNDSSGVVRDAADTAKIDKDSRIAVLLFPALILLGGLCGMLLPQTFVGFAGWISPLLMVIMFCMGLTLTLPDFALVVKNPLPVLGGVVAQFVVMPSMGWLVAKVLHLDPALAAGLILVGCAPGGTASNVVSYLARGNVALSVAMTSVSTLIAPALTPLLALWLAGQYMPVDAGSMAVSVVQIVLIPVVLGLVLRMLLNRLVLKVTGVLPWISVIAITFVVTIIVAGSAQAILTAGLLVLLAVILHNGLGLMLGYGIGVLMRVPEDARRTMAIEVGMQNSGLAGGLAKQYFTPEAALPAAVFSVWHNLSGAMIAAYWRRKKI, via the coding sequence TTGAATGATAGTTCGGGCGTGGTCCGCGACGCAGCTGACACCGCAAAGATTGACAAAGACTCGCGCATTGCGGTGCTGCTCTTTCCAGCGCTGATCCTGCTCGGCGGGCTGTGCGGCATGCTGCTGCCCCAGACATTTGTCGGCTTTGCCGGATGGATCAGTCCCCTGTTGATGGTGATCATGTTCTGCATGGGCTTGACGCTGACCCTGCCAGACTTTGCGCTAGTGGTTAAGAACCCGTTGCCGGTACTCGGCGGCGTGGTGGCCCAGTTTGTCGTGATGCCGTCCATGGGATGGCTCGTCGCCAAGGTGCTGCATCTGGATCCCGCGCTCGCTGCCGGCCTGATTCTGGTGGGTTGCGCACCGGGCGGAACCGCGTCAAATGTAGTCTCCTATCTGGCTCGAGGCAATGTTGCTCTGTCGGTGGCGATGACCTCGGTTTCCACCTTGATTGCACCGGCGCTCACTCCCCTGTTGGCGTTGTGGCTGGCGGGCCAGTACATGCCCGTTGATGCCGGTTCCATGGCCGTCAGTGTTGTTCAGATTGTTCTGATTCCCGTGGTCCTGGGCTTGGTGCTACGCATGCTGTTAAACCGGCTTGTGCTCAAGGTGACCGGGGTCCTGCCGTGGATCTCAGTCATCGCCATTACCTTCGTAGTGACGATTATTGTTGCCGGCAGCGCGCAGGCCATTCTGACTGCTGGATTGCTGGTTTTGCTTGCAGTCATTCTGCACAACGGGTTGGGCCTGATGCTCGGATATGGAATTGGTGTGCTGATGCGCGTGCCAGAGGACGCACGGCGCACGATGGCTATTGAAGTTGGCATGCAGAATTCCGGATTGGCCGGCGGATTGGCCAAGCAATATTTCACGCCGGAGGCGGCATTGCCAGCTGCAGTATTCTCCGTGTGGCATAACTTGTCCGGAGCGATGATCGCTGCTTATTGGCGTCGGAAGAAGATCTAA
- a CDS encoding DMT family transporter, which translates to MYWIVLIISGVFEAVWAVALGMSDGLSKVVPTIIFIAGLIVSMAGLAYAMKEIPVGTAYAIWVGIGASLAVIYSMATGQEAFSLLKAVFILGLVGCVIGLKAVSH; encoded by the coding sequence ATGTACTGGATCGTACTTATAATTTCTGGCGTTTTCGAGGCCGTGTGGGCTGTAGCTTTGGGGATGAGCGATGGGCTCTCAAAGGTCGTTCCCACCATCATCTTCATTGCTGGGCTGATCGTATCAATGGCCGGTCTGGCCTACGCGATGAAGGAAATTCCGGTGGGTACCGCCTACGCGATATGGGTGGGAATCGGAGCCTCGCTCGCAGTGATCTACTCCATGGCCACGGGCCAAGAAGCTTTCTCGCTTCTGAAGGCGGTCTTCATCCTGGGGCTTGTTGGCTGCGTTATTGGCCTCAAGGCCGTTAGCCACTAG